The following are from one region of the Escherichia sp. E4742 genome:
- a CDS encoding phosphoglycerate dehydrogenase codes for MKNVLVTVPSFSARCVSASKLLRENHFNLIIKNNVEHLVKSESTVLRESICAVIAGKDCYQADTLSLLPGVRIISRFGTGIDNIDLRAVQQSNIVVNNAAGINSNAVAEFIIGLIFASMRNIPGSYHAMQNGYWGESHGCELQGKRIGLVGYGNIGKTLAKRLSGFDVELLAFDKQPDYQVADKAGVQFVSIEDIFMQSHVIIVLLPFSPDLENFISHKYLSMMRNGSLIINAARGKLLDEKALLQIIEERNVFAALDVFSSEPLAQFSPLLHTKNIITTPHIAAATVESYQQTGIHVARSIIDFFAGREIKNVL; via the coding sequence ATGAAAAACGTTCTGGTCACCGTTCCCAGCTTTTCAGCGCGTTGTGTTTCTGCCAGCAAGCTGCTAAGAGAAAATCATTTTAACCTTATTATTAAGAATAATGTGGAGCATCTGGTTAAATCAGAATCCACAGTATTACGAGAATCTATTTGCGCAGTCATTGCCGGAAAAGATTGCTATCAGGCGGACACGCTATCACTACTGCCTGGTGTGAGAATAATATCGAGATTCGGGACGGGGATAGATAATATTGATCTTCGCGCGGTACAACAATCCAATATTGTAGTTAATAATGCGGCTGGGATTAATTCAAATGCGGTTGCGGAATTTATTATTGGTCTTATCTTCGCGAGCATGAGAAATATCCCTGGCAGCTATCATGCGATGCAAAATGGTTATTGGGGCGAGTCGCATGGCTGCGAGTTACAAGGGAAACGGATTGGCCTGGTTGGCTACGGTAATATTGGTAAAACACTGGCGAAAAGGTTGTCCGGTTTTGATGTTGAGCTTTTAGCTTTTGACAAACAACCCGATTATCAGGTTGCTGACAAAGCTGGAGTTCAGTTCGTATCAATTGAAGATATCTTTATGCAGTCGCATGTCATCATTGTTCTTCTGCCGTTTTCTCCTGATCTGGAGAACTTCATTAGCCACAAATATTTGTCGATGATGCGTAACGGCTCGTTGATCATCAATGCCGCCAGGGGAAAACTGCTGGATGAGAAGGCTTTACTTCAGATTATTGAAGAACGGAATGTTTTTGCGGCGCTGGATGTATTTAGCTCTGAACCGCTGGCGCAATTTAGCCCATTGCTGCATACCAAAAATATCATTACAACGCCGCATATTGCAGCCGCCACCGTTGAGTCATACCAGCAAACCGGGATACACGTTGCCAGGTCGATAATTGATTTCTTTGCGGGGAGGGAGATAAAAAACGTGCTGTGA
- a CDS encoding KpsF/GutQ family sugar-phosphate isomerase, which translates to MNNTELVHLIKHFMRNEHKAVEAVIDSPLSEVAALIKILQSCQGKVVFIGVGKSGIIARKLAATFASTGTPSFFVHGTEAVHGDLGMVAKDDVVILISNSGETTEILATLPSLKKMGNYLISFTRSHRSSLAISCDLSVEIPVKSEADNLGLAPSCSSTVVLVVGDAVALALSELKKFTRADFGLYHPGGALGIKANS; encoded by the coding sequence AAACATTTTATGCGTAACGAACATAAGGCTGTTGAAGCGGTTATTGATTCTCCCCTTTCGGAAGTTGCTGCTTTAATTAAGATATTACAATCTTGTCAGGGTAAAGTTGTTTTTATTGGTGTTGGTAAGTCCGGTATTATTGCCAGAAAGCTCGCAGCAACTTTTGCCAGCACCGGAACTCCTTCGTTTTTTGTTCACGGTACGGAAGCGGTACACGGCGATCTTGGGATGGTGGCGAAAGATGATGTTGTTATTCTTATTTCAAACAGTGGTGAGACGACAGAAATCCTGGCAACACTACCTAGTCTGAAAAAAATGGGTAATTATTTGATCTCTTTTACCCGCAGTCATCGCTCATCGCTTGCGATAAGTTGTGATTTATCCGTTGAAATTCCCGTCAAAAGTGAGGCTGATAATTTAGGTTTAGCGCCGTCATGCTCATCGACAGTCGTTCTGGTTGTTGGTGATGCGGTGGCGCTTGCACTCTCCGAATTGAAAAAATTTACTCGTGCTGATTTCGGCTTATATCATCCAGGAGGTGCACTCGGCATTAAAGCAAATTCATAA